From Acidovorax sp. 1608163:
GCACCGTTCCAGAACACCATGTCCGCGCCCGTTTCGCGCTGGATGTAGGCGCCCAGGTGGCGGTCTGGCGCCCACAAAATCTTCTGGCCTGCGGCCTTGAGGGCGCTCACGATCTCCAGCGCGCAGCTCGATGTCACCAGCCAGTCGGCCCGTGCCTTCACGGCTGCGCTGGTATTGGCGTACACCACCACGGTGCGGTCGGGGTGCTGGTCGCAAAACGCGCTGAACTCGTCGATGGGGCAACCCAAATCGAGCGAGCAGGTGGCGTCCAGATCGGGCATGAGCACGGTCTTTTCCGGGCTCAAAATCTTGGCCGTCTCGCCCATGAAGCGCACACCGCTCACCACCAGGGTCTGTGCGGCGTGGTCGCGGCCAAAGCGGGCCATCTCCAGCGAATCGCTGACCAGGCCGCCGGTTTCCTCAGCCAGGTCCTGCAAGTCCGGGTGCACGTAGTAGTGCGACACCATGACCGCGTTCTTTTCCTTGAGCAGGCGGCGGATCTTGTCTTTCAGCGCGGCACGCTCGGCCTGCGATGGCTCGGGCGGCACGCGCGCCCAGGCGTGTTTGGTGGAGCAGACGGCGCCAGATGCAGCCTCTTCGGGCTTCTCGTACTCAACGTCAATACGGTTCAGGGCTACGGTGCTCATGCCAGCTCCTGTAGACGCATCGAAAAATCGGTGGCCTTCACATCCTTGGTCAGCGTGCCAATCGAGATGCGGTCCACGCCCGTCTCGGCCAGCTCACGCAGGCCCGCCAGCGTCACGCCACCGGAGATTTCAAGGATGGCACCACCGCCCGCGTGCGCAGCATTGATGCGCACCGCCTCGCGCAGCATGGGCAGCGGCATGTTGTCCAGCAGCACCATCTTGGCGCCCGCATCCAACGCTTCGGCCAGTTGCTCCAGCGTCTCCACTTCGATCTCGATGAAGCTGGCCTGCGCGGCCACAGCCTGCGCAGCTTTCAGCACCGCCGTCACGCCACCGGCGGCGGCAATGTGGTTCTCTTTGATGAGCACGGCGTCGTGCAGGCCAATGCGGTGGTTGGTGCCGCCGCCCACGCGCACGGCGTACTTTTGCGCCAGGCGCAGGCCGGGGATGGTCTTGCGCGTGTCCACAATGTGGGCGCGGGTGCCTGCCACCACGTCCACATAGGTGCGCGTTTTGGTGGCCACAGCCGACAGCAGTTGCAGAAAATTCAGCGCGGTGCGCTCGGCACTCAGCAGAGCACGGGCATTGCCCTCCAGCTCCAGCACCACCTGATCGGGCGTGCAGCGCTGGCCCTCTTGCACGTGCCAGGTGATCTGCACCGTAGGGTCCAACGCGCGCAGGGCGGCTTCGGCCCAGGGGGCGCCGCAGATCACGGCGTCTTCGCGCGCCAGGATGCGCGCACGGGCACGGCAGGCGGGGTCAATCAGGCCAGCCGTGAGGTCGCCAGTGCCCACATCTTCGGCCAGGGCGCGGGCTACGTCGGCCTGGGCCAGTGCGGCCAGGGCCGCAGCGGTTTCATCGTCTCGATTTTTCATGGAGGGCAAGCATAGCGGCATCGCACAGACGCGCGGCACTTTTTGACGGATGCCGTGGCGCCTGTTTGCGATCTCGCAGCGGCATTGGCAGGACTTGATGCCAAGCGGGGTGCACCATGGGCCATGAGCAACGGCCCAGTGCAGCCAAGGATGCCCGCCCGGTGGACGACGGCAAGGCCGTCAGTCCGCCTCGTCAGCGGGACCGTGCGGGCGGCGGCTGGCAAGCAGATCGGCAGGCGTTCTACCGGCCACATTGCGGGCGCCATCGTCCGCACCGTGGCTGCGCAGCAGGTCGATGACCTTCGGGTTGTCATCCAGCGCGAACCAAAGCGTCCCCCCGCCCGGCTCGTTCACCCACGTCTGGCCGCTGCAGTAATGCAGCGCCGTGTTGCCGTACGCGTCTGCCGCGTGCAGGTCGGCCCCGGCGGACAGCAGGTACTGGACAAGCGCCAGGTCGTCTGTCAGCGCGGCCGCCATCAAGGCCGTGCCAAGGCGGCCCACCGGCCCCTTGAACGCGCTGGCGACCTTTGTCGCGCGGGCATTCACGTCGCAGCCCAGTTCCTCTACCAGATAACGCACCATCTCCAGCTTGCCGGGCACGATGCTATAGGCAGAGCAAGCGCCAACCAGCAGATCAGGCCCCG
This genomic window contains:
- the nadA gene encoding quinolinate synthase NadA, with protein sequence MSTVALNRIDVEYEKPEEAASGAVCSTKHAWARVPPEPSQAERAALKDKIRRLLKEKNAVMVSHYYVHPDLQDLAEETGGLVSDSLEMARFGRDHAAQTLVVSGVRFMGETAKILSPEKTVLMPDLDATCSLDLGCPIDEFSAFCDQHPDRTVVVYANTSAAVKARADWLVTSSCALEIVSALKAAGQKILWAPDRHLGAYIQRETGADMVFWNGACIVHDEFKALELELLKKEHPHAKVLVHPESPADVVALADAVGSTSAILKAAREMDATEFIVATDNGMMHKLRTLNPGKTFYEAPTAGNSATCKSCAHCPWMAMNGLADVARVLETGANAVHVEPALIPRARQPIDRMLAFTAALKNGQPTAGLVPHLGAA
- the nadC gene encoding carboxylating nicotinate-nucleotide diphosphorylase, which translates into the protein MKNRDDETAAALAALAQADVARALAEDVGTGDLTAGLIDPACRARARILAREDAVICGAPWAEAALRALDPTVQITWHVQEGQRCTPDQVVLELEGNARALLSAERTALNFLQLLSAVATKTRTYVDVVAGTRAHIVDTRKTIPGLRLAQKYAVRVGGGTNHRIGLHDAVLIKENHIAAAGGVTAVLKAAQAVAAQASFIEIEVETLEQLAEALDAGAKMVLLDNMPLPMLREAVRINAAHAGGGAILEISGGVTLAGLRELAETGVDRISIGTLTKDVKATDFSMRLQELA